A single genomic interval of Gossypium raimondii isolate GPD5lz chromosome 11, ASM2569854v1, whole genome shotgun sequence harbors:
- the LOC105804030 gene encoding LOW QUALITY PROTEIN: adenylyl-sulfate kinase 3 (The sequence of the model RefSeq protein was modified relative to this genomic sequence to represent the inferred CDS: deleted 1 base in 1 codon), translating into MAAGKVVWPAISCSSSGLDSGLSVPLPKAGFVKLPLPAPLTSLGLSSGNNARLSSVQATEESTVVITDDHVAVISGENLHQMATNIVWHKSSVGKLHRQELLQQKGCVIWVTGLSGSGKSTLACALCQALYSRGKLTYILDGDNVRHGLNRDLTFKAEDRAENIRRMGEVAKLFANAGIICIASVISPYRKDRDACRALLPEGDFIEVFMDVPLHICEARDPKGLYKLARAGKIKGFTGVDDPYEPPLNFEIVLPEKGNNIASPYEMAETVISYLEEKGYLRA; encoded by the exons atGGCGGCAGGCAAAGTGGTATGGCCAGCGATTTCTTGCTCTTCTTCCGGTCTCGACAGTGGCCTGTCAGTACCTCTTCCCAAGGCCGGCTTCGTGAAGTTACCGTTACCGGCGCCGTTGACTTCTTTGGGGTTGAGTAGTGGCAACAATGCGAGGTTGAGCTCGGTGCAGGCGACTGAGGAATCCACCGTAGTGATTACGGATGATCACGTTGCTGTTATTTCAG GTGAAAATCTCCACCAGATGGCTACGAACATTGTATGGCACAAAAGTTCAGTTGGTAAACTTCATCGACAGGAGTTGCTTCAGCAAAAGGGTTGTGTCATATGGGTTACGGGTCTCAGTGGCTCAG GAAAGAGCACTTTGGCGTGCGCTCTGTGTCAAGCCTTGTATTCAAGGGGAAAATTGACTTACATCCTTGACGGTGATAATGTTCGGCATGGTTTAAACCGTGACCTTACTTTTAAAGCAGAAGACCGAGCTGAAAACATACGAAGGATGG GAGAGGTAGCCAAGCTCTTTGCTAATGCTGGCATCATCTGCATTGCTAGTGTGATATCTCCCTACAGAAAAGACAGGGATGCTTGTCGTGCACTGTTGCCTGAAGGGGATTTCATTGAG GTATTCATGGATGTGCCACTCCATATATGCGAGGCAAGGGACCCAAAGGGCCTGTAC AAGCTTGCTAGAGCTGGAAAAATTAAAG GTTTCACCGGTGTTGATGACCCATATGAGCCACCTCTGAATTTTGAG ATAGTATTACCAGAAAAGGGAAACAACATTGCTTCGCCATATGAAATGGCTGAAACGGTGATATCTTACCTGGAGGAGAAGGGTTACCTGCGGGCATAA
- the LOC128034562 gene encoding uncharacterized protein LOC128034562 has protein sequence MWLTIPINIVFLFFSFLAIKNHVSCKEIDCMELHCSINHMLPNSKMVAQVKMGSNAEAAALFNLFVKKPWKMTMAVVLAVVIDGLGLFVRTLWDLQERRFSATFNAVTSAAISITMALVVCLLSLHGHATPEIGVAYI, from the exons ATGTGGTTAACAATCCCAATTaatatagtttttcttttcttttcatttcttgcTATTAAAAATCATGTATCTTGTAAGGAAATAGACTGTATGGAGCTCCATTGTTCTATTAACCATATGCTCCcaaatagtaaaatggtagcgCAGGTGAAAATGGGAAGCAACGCGGAAGCTGCCGCCTTATTTAACCTTTTCGTGAAAAAGCCATGGAAAATGACG ATGGCGGTGGTGCTGGCGGTGGTGATTGATGGCTTGGGATTGTTTGTTAGGACGCTGTGGGATCTGCAAGAGAGGCGATTCTCTGCAACTTTTAATGCTGTAACTTCAGCTGCTATTTCCATCACCATGGCCCTTGTAGTTTGCCTCTTGTCCCTTCATGGACATGCAACACCAGAGATTGGTGTTGCCTACATTTGA
- the LOC105804029 gene encoding uncharacterized protein LOC105804029, with the protein MIAGLAMARPTSSGGGSSSSEEDGDAEWKAAIQSIAATTTATFTANGSNSSTVTIQTTRNNLVSNSTPDTDDYVDKADEIDQRKHPQKLKNYQLKAQKLLDNMLEKHLVIVKDACNVSDADSVVNESGVRLFKNSTPGIVFDHVDEIQGPRKKPKLLPRRGIDENSKEFRRQLRSIAVDGKDILAAARDASQRSLARLEAKEATAKERAKREEARIAELKRIKGERWLPSMAREMQLSKRSGQQL; encoded by the exons ATGATTGCGGGTTTAGCAATGGCAAGACCAACCAGTAGCGGCGGCGGCAGCAGCAGCAGCGAAGAAGACGGGGACGCCGAGTGGAAAGCTGCCATTCAATCTATAGCCGCAACCACTACCGCCACTTTCACTGCTAACGGTTCCAACAGCTCCACTGTAACAATACAAACAACAAGAAACAACCTCGTTTCAAATTCAACCCCAGATACAGATGATTATGTTGATAAAGCTGATGAAATAGATCAGAGAAAGCACCCCCAGAAGCTTAAAAACTACCAACTCAAG GCACAAAAGCTTTTGGATAACATGTTAGAGAAGCACTTAGTGATAGTGAAGGATGCCTGTAATGTCTCAGATGCTGATAGCGTGGTAAATGAAAGTGGAGttcgtttatttaaaaattctactCCTGGGATAGTATTTGACCACGTAG ATGAAATTCAAGGACCCCGAAAGAAACCAAAACTTCTTCCCAGAAGAGGGATTGATGAGAACTCGAAAGAG TTCAGACGACAACTACGGTCCATAGCTGTTGATGGAAAAGATATATTGGCTGCAGCAAGAGATGCAAGCCAGAGATCGTTAGCTAGATTAGAAGCTAAAGAAGCAACAGCCAAAGAAAGAGCCAAGAGAGAGGAAGCCAGGATCGCGGAACTGAAAAGGATTAAGGGAGAGAGGTGGCTACCTTCAATGGCTAGAGAGATGCAG TTAAGCAAAAGATCTGGGCAACAATTATAG